In the genome of Kitasatospora cathayae, one region contains:
- a CDS encoding aminotransferase-like domain-containing protein: MADWHTTVTPPALARLLATARLPEPATARRPAYRTLAGQIRLLVTEGRLPVGARLPAERELASALELSRTTVATAYETLRGDGYLHSRRGAGSWTSLPEGAPPPSDALHPVPPDEQGRILDLGVAALPAPQPWLGQAAARAVELLPHYAAGHGHYPTGVPVLREAVARRYTERGLPTTPDQILITTGAMGGLHLLQRVLVGRGDRVAVEAPSYAHTLQALRLTGARLVPVPYAVGTRPEPKGRAGAESDERQATKERRSVGAPPGRQAGGERRHRVGAPRRRAGEWQWDLEEWQRVLRGAAPKVAYVIPDFHNPTGALIDEEQRRRLLAAARAAGSIVLVDETTAELGWGVPESTPLPRPMAALDRSAQVVTVGSAGKLLWGGLRIGWVRAAPALVRRLATERVYSDVGTPVLDQLIAAELLGEPLQAIRAHQLDRLRATAHAFAAALAEQLPDWSFPLPPGGLSLWVSTGGLSGAALARAGEPAGVRIAAGNRFGSDGAFEHHIRIPLTVPAAAAPAAVGRLAAVAARAAAGGRLGPADEGQALAV, from the coding sequence ATGGCCGACTGGCACACCACCGTCACCCCGCCCGCACTGGCCCGGCTGCTCGCCACCGCCCGGCTCCCCGAGCCGGCCACCGCGCGCCGCCCGGCCTACCGCACCCTGGCCGGGCAGATCCGGCTGCTGGTCACCGAGGGCAGGCTGCCGGTCGGCGCCCGGCTGCCCGCCGAACGCGAACTCGCCTCCGCCCTGGAGCTCAGCCGCACCACCGTCGCCACCGCGTACGAGACCCTGCGTGGCGACGGCTACCTGCACAGCCGACGCGGCGCCGGCAGCTGGACCTCCCTGCCCGAGGGCGCCCCGCCGCCCAGCGACGCCCTGCACCCCGTCCCGCCGGACGAGCAGGGCCGGATCCTGGACCTCGGCGTCGCCGCCCTGCCCGCCCCGCAGCCCTGGCTCGGTCAGGCGGCCGCCCGGGCCGTCGAACTGCTGCCGCACTACGCCGCGGGACACGGCCACTACCCCACCGGCGTCCCGGTGCTGCGCGAGGCCGTCGCCCGCCGCTACACCGAGCGCGGACTGCCCACCACCCCCGACCAGATCCTGATCACCACCGGCGCGATGGGCGGCCTGCACCTGCTCCAGCGGGTCCTGGTCGGCCGCGGCGACCGGGTCGCCGTCGAGGCCCCCAGCTACGCCCACACCCTGCAGGCCCTGCGCCTCACCGGGGCCCGCCTGGTGCCGGTCCCGTACGCCGTTGGAACCCGCCCCGAGCCGAAGGGGCGCGCCGGTGCCGAAAGTGACGAGCGACAGGCGACGAAGGAGCGCCGGAGCGTGGGGGCACCTCCCGGCCGCCAGGCTGGGGGAGAACGTCGGCACCGGGTCGGAGCGCCCCGGAGGCGAGCGGGCGAATGGCAGTGGGACCTGGAGGAGTGGCAGCGGGTGCTGCGCGGAGCGGCCCCCAAGGTCGCGTACGTCATCCCGGACTTCCACAACCCGACCGGCGCGCTGATCGACGAGGAGCAGCGCCGCCGGCTGCTGGCCGCCGCCCGGGCCGCCGGGAGCATCGTGCTGGTGGACGAGACCACCGCCGAACTCGGCTGGGGCGTCCCGGAGTCCACGCCGCTGCCGCGCCCGATGGCGGCACTGGACCGCTCCGCCCAGGTGGTCACCGTCGGCTCGGCCGGCAAGCTGCTCTGGGGCGGCCTGCGGATCGGCTGGGTCCGGGCCGCGCCCGCGCTGGTCCGGCGCCTGGCCACCGAGCGGGTCTACAGCGACGTCGGCACCCCGGTGCTGGACCAACTGATCGCCGCCGAGCTGCTGGGCGAGCCGCTCCAGGCCATCCGCGCCCACCAGCTGGACCGGCTGCGGGCCACCGCGCACGCCTTCGCCGCCGCGCTGGCCGAGCAACTGCCCGACTGGAGCTTCCCGCTGCCGCCCGGCGGCCTCTCGCTCTGGGTCTCCACCGGCGGCCTGTCCGGTGCGGCGCTGGCCCGGGCCGGGGAGCCCGCCGGGGTCCGGATCGCGGCCGGCAACCGGTTCGGCTCGGACGGCGCCTTCGAGCACCACATCCGGATCCCGCTCACCGTGCCCGCCGCGGCCGCCCCCGCCGCCGTCGGGCGGCTGGCCGCGGTGGCCGCCCGCGCGGCGGCGGGCGGCCGGCTCGGCCCGGCCGACGAGGGCCAGGCACTGGCGGTCTGA
- a CDS encoding NAD kinase, with the protein MSDEERTVFLIAHTGREAALRSVEGLVHGLLKAGLRIRLLEAEAVDLDLPDGVEKVAEGPGAADGCELILVAGGDGTLLRGAELARSHGLPMLGINLGRVGFLAEAERDDLAVVVERVVDADYEVEERMTLDVIVRTNGDVVHQDWALNEASIEKASRERMLEVVTEVDGRPVSNFGCDGVVCATPTGSTAYAFSGGGPVVWPEVEALLMVPISAHALFARPLVTSPDSVLAVEVQPKTPHGVLWCDGRRSVELPAGARVEVRRGQTPVRLARLHRAPFTDRLVAKFALPVTGWRGRSNKPC; encoded by the coding sequence ATGAGCGATGAAGAACGCACGGTCTTCCTGATCGCGCACACCGGCCGGGAGGCGGCGCTGCGCAGCGTCGAGGGTCTGGTGCACGGGCTGCTGAAGGCGGGGCTCCGGATCAGACTGCTGGAGGCGGAGGCGGTGGACCTCGACCTGCCGGACGGGGTCGAGAAGGTGGCCGAGGGGCCGGGGGCGGCGGACGGCTGCGAGCTGATCCTGGTCGCCGGGGGCGACGGGACGCTGCTGCGCGGCGCGGAGTTGGCGCGCTCGCACGGGCTGCCGATGCTGGGCATCAACCTCGGCCGGGTCGGCTTCCTGGCCGAGGCCGAGCGGGACGACCTGGCCGTGGTGGTCGAGCGGGTGGTCGACGCCGACTACGAGGTCGAGGAGCGGATGACGCTCGACGTCATCGTCCGGACCAACGGCGATGTGGTGCACCAGGACTGGGCGTTGAACGAGGCGTCGATCGAGAAGGCGTCCCGGGAACGGATGTTGGAGGTGGTGACCGAGGTGGACGGCCGCCCGGTCTCCAACTTCGGCTGCGACGGGGTGGTCTGCGCGACGCCGACCGGCTCGACCGCGTACGCGTTCTCGGGCGGCGGCCCGGTGGTGTGGCCGGAGGTGGAGGCGCTGCTGATGGTGCCGATCTCCGCGCACGCGCTGTTCGCCCGGCCGCTGGTGACCTCGCCGGACTCGGTGCTGGCGGTCGAGGTGCAGCCCAAGACCCCGCACGGGGTGCTCTGGTGCGACGGCCGGCGTTCGGTCGAACTGCCCGCCGGGGCACGGGTGGAGGTGCGCCGGGGGCAGACGCCGGTGCGGCTGGCCCGGCTGCACCGGGCGCCGTTCACGGACCGGCTGGTGGCCAAGTTCGCGCTCCCGGTGACGGGTTGGCGCGGGCGGTCGAACAAGCCCTGCTGA
- a CDS encoding TlyA family RNA methyltransferase — MARRRLDAELVRRKLARSREHASELIAAGRVTVGGTTATKPATQVETSAAVVVAKDENDPDYVSRGGHKLAGAFAAFVPQGLVVEGRRALDAGASTGGFTDVLLRAGAAHVLAVDVGYGQLAWSLQSDERVTVMDRTNVRELTREMIGGTPVDLVVGDLSFISLGLVLPALAACAAEDADLVLMVKPQFEIGKERLGSGGVVRSPELRAEMVRQVAGQAWELGLGVRAVTASPLPGPSGNVEYFLWMRRDAPRLDPAEADRAVAEGPR, encoded by the coding sequence GTGGCACGACGCCGACTCGACGCGGAGCTGGTCCGCCGCAAGCTGGCCCGGTCGCGTGAGCACGCGTCCGAGCTGATCGCGGCCGGCCGGGTGACCGTCGGCGGCACCACCGCGACCAAGCCGGCCACCCAGGTGGAGACCTCGGCGGCGGTCGTGGTGGCCAAGGACGAGAACGACCCCGACTACGTCTCGCGCGGCGGGCACAAGCTCGCCGGGGCGTTCGCGGCCTTCGTGCCGCAGGGCCTGGTGGTCGAGGGCCGCCGGGCGCTGGACGCGGGCGCCTCCACCGGCGGCTTCACCGACGTGCTGCTGCGGGCCGGGGCCGCCCACGTGCTGGCGGTGGACGTCGGCTACGGGCAGCTCGCCTGGTCGCTGCAGAGCGACGAGCGGGTGACGGTGATGGACCGCACCAACGTCCGGGAACTGACCCGGGAGATGATCGGCGGCACCCCCGTCGACCTGGTGGTCGGCGACCTGTCCTTCATCTCGCTGGGCCTGGTGCTGCCGGCGCTGGCCGCCTGCGCGGCCGAGGACGCGGACCTGGTGCTGATGGTCAAGCCGCAGTTCGAGATCGGCAAGGAGCGCCTGGGCAGCGGCGGGGTGGTGCGCAGCCCGGAGCTGCGTGCCGAGATGGTGCGCCAGGTGGCCGGGCAGGCGTGGGAGCTGGGGCTGGGTGTGCGTGCCGTCACCGCGAGCCCCCTGCCGGGGCCGTCCGGGAACGTCGAGTACTTCCTCTGGATGCGCCGGGACGCCCCGCGGCTGGACCCCGCGGAGGCGGACCGGGCCGTGGCGGAAGGGCCCCGGTAG
- a CDS encoding alkyl sulfatase C-terminal domain-containing protein: MANAEECREALEQFSRNMAGSTGDARKAAALDRSLSCRITDLDLTFTGQLRDGRIQDVVKTPGPPTEKAQIRLTMASDDLLALVGGELNFAAAWASGRVKLEAGFRDLLRLRNLL, encoded by the coding sequence ATGGCGAACGCCGAGGAGTGCCGGGAAGCGCTGGAGCAGTTCAGCCGGAACATGGCGGGCTCCACCGGTGACGCCCGCAAGGCCGCCGCCCTCGACCGCTCGCTCAGCTGCCGGATCACCGACCTCGACCTGACCTTCACCGGACAGCTGCGCGACGGCCGGATCCAGGACGTCGTCAAGACCCCCGGCCCGCCCACCGAGAAGGCCCAGATCCGGCTCACCATGGCCAGCGACGACCTGCTCGCCCTGGTCGGCGGCGAACTCAACTTCGCCGCCGCCTGGGCGAGCGGCCGGGTGAAGCTGGAGGCCGGCTTCCGCGACCTGCTGCGGCTGCGCAACCTGCTCTGA
- a CDS encoding HAD-IIA family hydrolase, whose translation MTETATTVRRTAPGGSDRPLTEAYDTALLDLDGVVYAGPHAIEHAVDSLAAARTAGMRLAYVTNNASRPPRVVAEHLTGLGVPAEPADVINSAQAAARVVAEKVPAGAKVLVVGGLGLEEALAERGLVAVRSMAEEPLAVVQGFDPSVGWPQLAEAAYAVRSGLPWVASNTDLTVPTARGIAPGNGTLVAAVRVAAGVEPEVAGKPLPPMHRETVLRTGARRPLVVGDRLDTDIEGAFNGGVDSLLVFTGVTTPAQLLAAPVEHRPTYLAADLRGLLVPQPAVTAVDGGFACGGWTAVAEGGVLRLTGAGERWDGLRALCAAAWTALDADGGPVDGRKALAELGF comes from the coding sequence ATGACCGAGACGGCCACCACTGTGCGACGGACCGCCCCCGGCGGCAGCGACCGCCCGCTGACCGAGGCGTACGACACGGCGCTGCTGGACCTGGACGGCGTGGTCTACGCCGGCCCGCACGCGATCGAGCACGCGGTGGACTCGCTGGCGGCGGCCCGTACGGCCGGGATGCGGCTCGCGTACGTGACCAACAACGCCTCCCGCCCGCCGCGGGTGGTCGCCGAGCACCTGACCGGGCTGGGCGTGCCGGCCGAACCGGCGGACGTCATCAATTCGGCCCAGGCGGCCGCCCGGGTCGTCGCCGAGAAGGTGCCGGCCGGGGCGAAGGTGCTGGTCGTGGGTGGCCTGGGGCTGGAGGAGGCGCTGGCCGAGCGGGGGCTGGTGGCCGTGCGCTCGATGGCCGAGGAGCCGCTCGCGGTGGTCCAGGGCTTCGACCCCTCGGTGGGCTGGCCGCAACTGGCGGAGGCGGCGTACGCCGTGCGCAGCGGGCTGCCGTGGGTCGCCTCGAACACCGACCTGACGGTGCCGACGGCGCGCGGCATCGCGCCCGGCAACGGGACGCTGGTGGCGGCGGTGCGGGTGGCGGCCGGGGTGGAGCCGGAGGTGGCGGGCAAGCCGCTGCCGCCGATGCACCGGGAGACGGTGCTGCGGACCGGCGCACGGCGGCCGCTGGTGGTCGGGGACCGGCTGGACACCGACATCGAGGGCGCGTTCAACGGCGGGGTGGACAGCCTGTTGGTGTTCACCGGGGTGACCACCCCGGCGCAGCTGCTGGCAGCCCCGGTCGAGCACCGGCCGACGTACCTGGCGGCGGACCTGCGCGGTCTGCTGGTGCCGCAGCCGGCGGTGACGGCGGTGGACGGCGGCTTCGCCTGCGGCGGCTGGACGGCCGTGGCGGAGGGCGGCGTGCTGCGGCTGACCGGCGCCGGGGAACGGTGGGACGGCCTGCGGGCGCTGTGCGCGGCGGCCTGGACGGCGCTGGACGCGGACGGCGGGCCGGTGGACGGGCGGAAGGCGCTGGCCGAGCTCGGCTTCTGA
- a CDS encoding tetratricopeptide repeat protein, which produces MDDGQERVDGGVPGGQPPAGGVPAQGRPGEPAGDVYDWFRRGAKLLAQGHPAAAEQLLSRAAEAEPHSRSIREALARAQFDAGSYAAALENFRAVALADPSDDYAQFGWGVAAARLGDFETSAEHLALAVAMRPETDHYRSALRQTRATLAARAGAFGPLLPGAPGYRGPEAGLPGQVGGEPGGVDDDA; this is translated from the coding sequence ATGGACGACGGGCAGGAACGGGTGGACGGCGGCGTGCCTGGCGGGCAGCCGCCGGCCGGGGGCGTCCCGGCCCAGGGGCGGCCCGGGGAGCCCGCGGGGGACGTGTACGACTGGTTCCGCCGGGGCGCGAAGCTGCTGGCCCAGGGCCATCCGGCGGCGGCCGAGCAGCTGCTGTCCCGGGCGGCGGAGGCCGAGCCGCACTCGCGCAGCATCCGGGAGGCGCTGGCCCGGGCGCAGTTCGACGCCGGTTCGTACGCGGCGGCGCTGGAGAACTTCCGGGCCGTGGCACTGGCCGATCCCTCGGACGACTACGCTCAGTTCGGGTGGGGCGTCGCGGCGGCCCGGCTGGGCGACTTCGAGACCTCCGCCGAGCACCTGGCGCTGGCCGTGGCCATGCGGCCGGAGACCGACCACTACCGGTCGGCGCTGCGGCAGACCAGGGCGACCCTGGCGGCCCGGGCCGGGGCGTTCGGCCCGCTGTTGCCCGGTGCACCTGGCTATCGAGGGCCGGAGGCGGGTCTGCCGGGGCAGGTCGGGGGAGAGCCCGGGGGCGTCGACGACGACGCCTGA
- a CDS encoding DUF1015 domain-containing protein, giving the protein MSTPSAEDGVETPVGGPGDPGHVATAGLSLSPFRGLRYVPDRVGALASVMSPPYDVVDPGRRLDLETADPHNVVRLILPRPEPEDAGDRPDRDTKYRHAARLLAGWQREGILAADPEPAIYVYEQRVPATADAPELLQRGLIGALAVSGPEVGVVLPHEDVMPRPVADRVGLMRTTRANLEPLLLTYRGNGGASGVIERTVEDAPLLSTTTSDGTHHRLWAVTDPALIAEISRDLATCRALIADGHHRWAMYLRLQREHRHLPRSPWDRGMVLLVDTARYPLRVRAIHRVLYRLPVADALEKLGDQWQVKEVPGPLPAALQALAEQKRHGGNAFVLTGGNGVFWLLSEPEEALLDATVPHDRPEEWRHLDATVLHATLLDHTWHVPDGPDDIGYLHTAVAAEREAARTGGTAVLLHPVRESVVRRLAEQGVTMPRKSTSFGPKPATGLVLRSLPLG; this is encoded by the coding sequence ATGAGCACACCCAGTGCAGAAGACGGAGTCGAGACTCCCGTGGGCGGCCCCGGTGACCCCGGGCACGTCGCCACCGCAGGCCTGTCCCTGTCCCCCTTCCGTGGCCTGCGCTACGTCCCCGACCGGGTCGGCGCGCTGGCCTCGGTGATGTCCCCGCCGTACGACGTCGTCGACCCGGGGCGCCGGCTGGACCTCGAGACCGCCGACCCGCACAACGTGGTCCGGCTGATCCTGCCCCGACCCGAGCCCGAGGACGCCGGCGACCGCCCCGACCGCGACACCAAGTACCGGCACGCCGCGCGGCTGCTGGCCGGCTGGCAGCGCGAGGGCATCCTCGCCGCCGACCCCGAGCCGGCGATCTACGTCTACGAGCAGCGGGTCCCCGCCACCGCCGACGCGCCCGAGCTGCTCCAGCGCGGCCTGATCGGCGCCCTCGCGGTGAGCGGCCCCGAGGTCGGCGTCGTGCTCCCCCACGAGGACGTCATGCCCCGGCCGGTCGCCGACCGGGTCGGGCTGATGCGCACCACCCGGGCCAACCTCGAACCCCTGCTGCTCACCTACCGGGGCAACGGCGGCGCCTCCGGCGTCATCGAGCGGACGGTCGAGGACGCGCCGCTGCTCTCCACCACGACCAGCGACGGCACCCACCACCGTCTGTGGGCCGTCACCGACCCCGCGCTGATCGCCGAGATCAGCCGCGACCTGGCCACCTGCCGCGCCCTGATCGCCGACGGCCACCACCGCTGGGCGATGTACCTGCGCCTCCAGCGCGAGCACCGCCACCTGCCGCGCAGCCCGTGGGACCGCGGCATGGTGCTGCTGGTGGACACCGCCCGCTACCCGCTGCGGGTCCGAGCCATCCACCGGGTGCTGTACCGGCTGCCGGTGGCGGACGCGTTGGAGAAGCTCGGCGACCAATGGCAGGTCAAGGAGGTCCCCGGCCCGCTGCCCGCCGCCCTCCAGGCACTCGCCGAGCAGAAGCGGCACGGCGGCAACGCCTTCGTCCTCACCGGCGGCAACGGCGTCTTCTGGCTGCTCAGCGAGCCCGAAGAGGCCCTGCTCGACGCGACCGTGCCGCACGACCGGCCCGAGGAGTGGCGCCACCTGGACGCCACCGTGCTGCACGCCACCCTGCTCGACCACACCTGGCACGTCCCCGACGGCCCCGACGACATCGGCTACCTGCACACCGCCGTGGCCGCCGAGCGCGAGGCCGCCCGCACCGGTGGCACCGCCGTCCTGCTCCACCCGGTCCGGGAGAGCGTGGTGCGGCGGCTGGCCGAACAGGGCGTCACCATGCCGCGCAAGTCCACCTCGTTCGGGCCGAAGCCGGCCACCGGCCTGGTGCTGCGCAGTCTTCCGCTGGGGTAG
- a CDS encoding tetratricopeptide repeat protein: MPIPEDVTGFELDADVRQELKSLPKTLADDVARNLVMVARLLDSESEEAYQYSRVALRLASRVAAVREAAGFASYMTQRYSEALTEFRAARRMTGRADLWPVMADCERGLGRPERALAMAGEPEVKQLDKAGQVEMRLVAAGARSDMEQFDAAVVTLQSPELASSAVHPWTARLRYAYAEALIAAGRGDEARDWFAKAAEADTDGSTNASERLAEIDGVEFTDALDPELAEDDAEQADAPAKKRGGDVADDRVIFEDEEDVEEYYDEDDLEIDEDFDGVVPERAEDAKADKAPEADKAEAKGDAQA, encoded by the coding sequence CTGCCGATCCCGGAGGACGTCACCGGCTTCGAGCTGGACGCGGACGTGCGCCAGGAGCTCAAGAGCCTGCCCAAGACCCTTGCGGACGACGTCGCCCGCAACCTGGTGATGGTCGCCCGCCTGCTCGACAGTGAGTCGGAGGAGGCGTACCAGTACTCGCGCGTCGCGCTGCGGCTGGCCTCCCGCGTGGCCGCCGTCCGCGAAGCGGCCGGGTTCGCCTCGTACATGACACAGCGGTACTCCGAGGCGCTGACCGAGTTCCGCGCCGCCCGTCGGATGACCGGCCGTGCCGACCTGTGGCCCGTGATGGCCGACTGCGAGCGCGGTCTGGGCCGTCCGGAGCGGGCGCTGGCGATGGCCGGTGAGCCCGAGGTGAAGCAGCTGGACAAGGCCGGCCAGGTCGAGATGCGCCTGGTGGCGGCCGGTGCCCGCAGCGACATGGAGCAGTTCGACGCCGCCGTCGTCACCCTGCAGAGCCCGGAGCTGGCCTCCAGCGCCGTGCACCCGTGGACCGCGCGTCTGCGGTACGCCTACGCCGAGGCGCTGATCGCGGCCGGCCGTGGTGACGAGGCCCGTGACTGGTTCGCCAAGGCGGCCGAGGCCGACACCGACGGTTCGACCAACGCCTCGGAGCGCCTGGCCGAGATCGACGGCGTGGAGTTCACCGACGCGCTCGACCCGGAGCTGGCCGAGGACGACGCCGAGCAGGCCGACGCCCCCGCGAAGAAGCGCGGCGGCGACGTCGCCGACGACCGCGTGATCTTCGAGGACGAGGAGGACGTCGAGGAGTACTACGACGAGGACGACCTCGAGATCGACGAGGACTTCGACGGCGTGGTGCCCGAGCGTGCCGAGGACGCCAAGGCGGACAAGGCCCCCGAGGCCGACAAGGCCGAGGCCAAGGGCGACGCCCAGGCCTGA
- the tyrS gene encoding tyrosine--tRNA ligase yields the protein MTDIVDELRWRGLIALSTDEDALRKAFADGPVTFYCGFDPTAPSLHLGNLVQILTMRRIQQAGNLPLGLVGGATGLIGDPKPTAERVLNDPETVAGWVERLRGQVSRFLDFEGPYAARMVNNLDWTSGMSAISLLRDVGKYFRVNNMIAKEAVARRLNSDAGISYTEFSYQILQGMDYLELNRRYGCTLQTGGSDQWGNLTAGTDLIRKADGKSVHALATPLIVKADGTKFGKTESGTVWLDPELTTPYAFYQFWLNADDRDVSNFLRIFSFRSKEEIEELERETAERPAARLAQRALAEELTTLVHGAEQYERAVAASKALFGQGDLADLEAPTLAAALAEVPKAEVAELQPVVDLLVAVGLAPSRSAARRTIKEGGAYLNNVKVTDEEAVPTEADLLHGRWLVLRRGKRNLAAAELVPAG from the coding sequence GTGACGGACATCGTCGACGAGCTGCGGTGGCGTGGGCTGATCGCCCTGTCCACCGACGAGGACGCACTGCGCAAGGCGTTCGCGGACGGCCCGGTCACGTTCTATTGCGGCTTCGACCCGACGGCCCCCAGCCTGCACCTCGGCAACCTGGTGCAGATCCTCACCATGCGCCGCATCCAGCAGGCGGGGAACCTCCCGCTCGGCCTGGTCGGCGGTGCCACGGGCCTGATCGGCGACCCGAAGCCCACCGCCGAGCGCGTGCTCAACGACCCCGAGACGGTGGCCGGCTGGGTCGAGCGCCTGCGCGGGCAGGTCTCGCGGTTCCTCGACTTCGAGGGCCCGTACGCGGCGCGCATGGTCAACAACCTGGACTGGACCTCCGGGATGTCGGCGATCAGCCTGCTGCGCGACGTGGGCAAGTACTTCCGCGTCAACAACATGATCGCCAAGGAGGCCGTCGCCCGACGGCTCAACTCCGACGCGGGCATCAGCTACACCGAGTTCAGCTACCAGATCCTCCAGGGCATGGACTACCTGGAGCTGAACCGCCGCTACGGCTGCACCCTGCAGACCGGCGGCAGCGACCAGTGGGGCAATCTCACCGCCGGTACGGACCTGATCCGCAAGGCCGACGGCAAGTCCGTGCACGCGCTGGCCACGCCGCTGATCGTCAAGGCCGACGGCACCAAGTTCGGCAAGACGGAGTCCGGCACGGTCTGGCTCGACCCCGAGCTGACCACCCCGTACGCCTTCTACCAGTTCTGGCTGAACGCGGACGACCGGGACGTCTCCAACTTCCTGCGGATCTTCAGCTTCCGCTCGAAGGAGGAGATCGAGGAGCTCGAGCGCGAGACCGCCGAGCGCCCCGCCGCCCGCCTCGCCCAGCGCGCCCTGGCCGAGGAGCTGACCACGCTGGTGCACGGCGCCGAGCAGTACGAGCGTGCGGTCGCCGCGTCCAAGGCGCTGTTCGGGCAGGGCGACCTGGCCGACCTGGAGGCCCCGACCCTGGCCGCGGCCCTGGCCGAGGTCCCGAAGGCCGAGGTCGCCGAACTCCAGCCGGTGGTCGACCTGTTGGTCGCCGTCGGCCTGGCGCCGAGCCGCTCGGCCGCCCGCCGGACGATCAAGGAGGGCGGCGCCTACCTCAACAACGTCAAGGTGACGGACGAGGAAGCGGTGCCGACCGAGGCCGACCTGCTGCACGGCCGCTGGCTGGTGCTGCGCCGTGGCAAGCGCAACCTGGCGGCGGCGGAACTGGTCCCGGCCGGCTGA
- a CDS encoding HNH endonuclease, translating to MRNTLVLNASYEPLTTVSLQRAVVLVLQDKAVVEQAHPLRSIRGTGVAVPVPRVIRLQRYVRVPFRQQAPWSRRGVLARDQHLCAYCGRRATTVDHLQPRSRGGEDSWLNTVAACAEDNQRKADRTPEQAGMKLLRRPFVPTPQATLMLALGLRGSEARELADWLPAVPGQPVTAA from the coding sequence GTGCGCAACACGCTGGTTCTGAACGCGAGCTACGAGCCCCTGACGACGGTGTCGCTCCAGCGCGCCGTCGTCCTGGTGCTCCAGGACAAGGCGGTGGTGGAGCAGGCGCACCCGCTGCGCTCGATCCGGGGGACGGGCGTGGCCGTTCCGGTGCCACGGGTGATCAGACTGCAGAGGTACGTACGGGTGCCGTTCCGACAACAGGCCCCGTGGTCGAGGCGGGGGGTCCTGGCCCGGGACCAGCACCTGTGCGCGTACTGCGGGCGCCGGGCCACCACGGTGGACCACCTGCAGCCCAGGTCGCGCGGTGGCGAGGACAGCTGGCTGAACACCGTGGCCGCGTGCGCGGAGGACAACCAGCGCAAGGCCGACCGGACGCCGGAGCAGGCCGGGATGAAGCTGCTGCGGCGTCCGTTCGTGCCGACGCCACAGGCCACCCTGATGCTGGCGCTCGGCCTGCGCGGCTCGGAGGCCCGGGAGCTCGCCGACTGGCTGCCGGCCGTACCGGGGCAACCGGTCACTGCGGCCTAG